The Fuscovulum sp. sequence AGGAACAGATGTCCGCCGCCCGGCTTAAAATGCTGCGCGCAGGCTATCGCGGCAAGAATTCGGTCCGCATGTTCCACGCCATGCAGTTCCTGCTGGGCATCGGCCTGCTGCTGCTCGGGATGCTTTATACCTTCCTCGTCAGCCGCTCGCAGACGCTCGACATGCAGGCGATGGCGCTGTCCACCCTGCTGCCCGCCGCCGCCGGCTATTACCTGCCCACCTACTGGGTCCAACGCCGCCTGCAAACCCGCCAGGAGGCGATCACCGAAGGCTTCCCCGATGCGCTCGACATGATGCTTGTCTGCGTCGAAGCGGGTCAGTCGCTTGACCAGTCCATCGCCCGGGTCGCCAAAGAAATCGGTGCCGCCTATCCCGAACTGTCCGAAGAATTCGACATCGTCAGCCAAGAGGTCCGCGCCGGCAAGGAACGCGTCACCGTTCTGCGCGACATGTCCGAACGCGTCGGCCTTCCCGACATCACCTCTTTCGTCACCACGATGATCCAGTCCGCCACCTTCGGTACCTCCATCGCCGAAGCGCTGCGCGTCTATTCCAACGAAATGCGTGACAAGCGCGTGATGCGCGCCGAAGAAAAGGCAAACACCTTGCCCACGAAGCTGACCCTCGGCACAATGCTCTTTACTGTGCCGCCCTTGATGGTGATCCTGATCGGGCCATCCATCCACGGCGTGATGAAGGCATTCGGAGGGGGCTGAGCCCAACTTGATACGGCGTTACCTGACCGCTCTCGCGGGCCTCTCGCTTCTGGCCGCCTGTCAACCGACCGGCGGCCTTGGCACATCCGACACCCGCACCGCCCCTGGCGTGAACGCCCGCGCCGATGGCGAAGATGGCCTGATCGTGGGCCACCGCCTGATGGAATCGGGCGAATATGAACTGGCCCTCAAGGCCTATATGCGCGCAGCGGGCGAGGTTGGCATCAATGCGGATGTCCTTTCGGCCATCGGCTCTGCCAACCTGCAACTTGGCCGCCTTGGACAGGCCGAACAGATCCTCCGCCGCGCCATCAAGGAAGATCCCACCTCCGTCCCCGCGCTCAACAATCTGGGCGTCGTGCTGATGGAACAGGGCAAACCGGCCGAGGCCCGGCTGATCTTCCAGCAGGCCTTTGCGCAGGACAGTGGCGAAACGGACTCCATTCGCGAAAATCTGCGCCTTGCTATCGCGCAAAGCGAAGCAAACGTGTATGAAGAACCCCAACAAGAGCCGAATTTCTCCCTCGTGCGGCGCGGTCAGGGCCAGTTTGTCCTGCTTTCGCAGCTCTAGGGGGGCCAAAGGATCGAGCAGCAAAAAGGACGCAGCAAGATGCGCCACCCTGTCCTGGTTGCCCTGTGCCTCACCGGCACGGTGGCCCTCTCCGCCTGTCAGAAATCCTCGGACGCCGAGGTGCAGCGCGCCATTCAAAGCGTCAATGTCATTGATGAGACGAACCTCAATGACATCATGCTCACCGTGGGCGACCCGAACGAGGCGGTCGCCTATTTCAACAAGGCCGTCACTGATCAGCCTGACCGCGTCGATCTCAAGCGCGGGCTGGGCAAATCGCTGATCCGCGCCAACCGCCCGGCCGAGGCTGTCGCAGTCTGGGGCGCCATCGCCAACTCGCCCGAAGGCACGCCCGAAGACCGCGTCGCCCTCGCCGATTCCCTGATCCGCACGAACGAATGGGACAAGGCCGCGGCCGAGCTGAACCGCATCCCCCCCACGCATGAAACCTTTGAACGCTACCGCCTCGAAGCGATGGTCGCCGACAGCCGCAAGGATTGGAAAAAGGCGGACAGCTTCTACGAAATCGCCGCCGGCATGACCACGAAACCCGCGGGCGTCTATAACAACTGGGGCTTCTCCAAACTCAGCCGCGCCGATTACTCCGGTGCGGAACGGCTCTTCACCCAAGCGCTGACCTTCGACAACAGCCTTTTCACCGCCAAGAACAACCTCGTCATGGCCCGTGGCGCGCAGCGCAAATATGACCTGCCCGTCATCACCACGACCCAGACGGAAAAGGCGGAACTGCTTTACACCCTTGCGCTGACCGCCATCAAAAAGGGCGATGTAGCCGTGGGCAAGGCCCTGCTACAAGACGCTATCTCCACCCATCCCCAGCATTTCGAGGCCGCCGTCCGCAGCCTTGCCGCGCTCGAGGCCTGATTACCGATGCGGCTCGACGATCTGCCTTCGCTGTGGTCCGCCCTGTGGTTCCTGCTGCCAGTGCTTGCCATCAGCATCTGGGTGTCCTGGTCCGACATGAAATTCATGAAAATCCCCAATACCGCCGTTCTGGCGCTGGCGGCGGTGTTCATCGTGATCGGCCCCATCGCCCTGCCCTTCGAAAGCTATCTCTGGGGCCTCGCGCTCGGTGTGATCACGCTGGTTGCAGGCTTTGTCGCCTCGGCAGTGCGGATGGTGGGCGCGGGCGATTCCAAATTTGCCGCCGCCATGGCCCCCTTCTTTGCCGAATCCAGCCCCGCGCTGGTGTTCGTGCTGTTCTCTGTCTGCCTGCTCGCCGCCTTCTTCGCGCATCGGCTGATGCGGCTTGTGCCACCTTTCCGCGCCGCCACCGCCGACTGGGCCAGCTGGACCCATCGCAAATTCCCCATGGGCCTCGCGCTGTCGGGCACCATCAGTTTCTATTTTCTGCTCGGTCTCCTCATATCTGCCCGAATTTCTCCATGAATGAAGGCTAATCCGGTCGGGTAACGATCCCGCCCCCGACCGGAGAGCCACAGGCATGAACGCCCCTTCCGCACCGCTGACACAGACCACGGCTCAGCCCGCCGCCCCGACCCCGTCGGTGACGCCACCGCCACAGCCCCGGTCACTTGCGGAAACCGGCCTCTCGCCCGTTCTCTTGCGCGATCTCCTGCTCAAGACGATGTTCCGCATGAACCTCGAATATGTCACCGACATTTCGCGGATCATCGCCCTGCCGCTGACGCTGATCCAGGAAATGGTCGACAGCGCCCGCACCCAAAGATTCATCGAGGCGACAGGCACCCTGCACGCCACCTCCAGCAGCGAGATGGGCTATCAGCTCACCGATGCCGGCAAGGCGCGCGCGCTCGATGCGCTGTCGCAATCCGAATATTACGGCGCGGCCCCGATCCCGCTCGACATGTACAAGGAACAGGTCAAACGCCAGTCGGTCCGCAACATCATGCTGACCCGGCAGGAACTGCTCAAGGGGATGGGCCACCTGATCCTGCCCCCCGACCTGATCGACAATCTGGGTCCCGCCGTCACCTCGGGCCGGTCCATCCTGATGTATGGCCCCCCCGGCAACGGGAAATCCTCCATCTCGAACGGCATCCGCGATGCACTGGGTGACAAGATCTATGTCCCCCGCGCCATCGAATATTCCGGCCAGATCATCACGGTCTACGACCCGATCGTTCACGCCGCCGCCGAAGAACAGGTCGATGATCCCAACAGCCTGCGCCGCACCGGCAACCGCTATGACGCACGCTACATCCGCTGCGAACGCCCGACCGTTATCACCGGCGGTGAACTGACGCTCGACATGCTAGATCTGAAATACAACCCCACCGCCCGCACCTACAACGCCTCGCTCCAGCTCAAGGCCACGGGCGGCATCTTCATCATCGACGACCTTGGTCGCCAGTCTGAGCCGCCGCAAAAGATCGTCAACCGCTGGATCGTGCCGCTGGAAGAAAGCCGCGACATCCTTGCCCTGCAATCGGGCGAAAAATTCACCGTCCCCTTCGACACGCTGGTGATCTTCTCCACCAACTTCCACCCCAACGAAATCTTCGACGGCGCGGCCCTGCGTCGTATCTTCTTCAAGATCAAGATCGACGGCCCCAATCAGGAAAACTTCCTGAAAATCTTCGCCCTTGTGGCCCGCAAGAAGAAGATGCCGCTGGACGAGAAATCCCTCGTCCACCTGCTCAAGGTGAAATACCCCACGATCAACAACAACTATGCCAACTATCAGCCGGTCTTCCTGATCGACCAGATGATCTCCATCTGCGATTTCGAGGGCATCCCCTATCAGATGACCCCCGAGTTGATCGACCGCGCCTGGGCCAACATGTTCGTCCGCGACGAAAAGATCGCGAAGTAATCAGCGCTGCGCGGATGGAACGGACAGGACCGGGGGCCAGCCCCGTCAGCCAACGGTTCTTGAACCGGTGGCGGACCATTGGCTGACCCCCGTGGGATATTTTCACAGAGAAGAATGGACAGGGTCAGTCAGGTGAACCGACGGATGCCCTCTTCCGTCACGATCACATCCAGTCGTTGATCATACTGGTCGATCGGCACCTCTGGCAGTTCCTGCGCCGCAAAGGCAAACCCCACCGCCAGCACCGGGTGCCGCGCGCGCAAGCCCGCCAGTGTGCGGTCATAGAACCCGCCGCCATAGCCCAGCCGATACCCCCGCGCGTCAAAACCCACCAGCGGCACGATCACCACCTCCGGCTCGATCCACGCGCCGTCGGCCGGGATGCGCGCGCCGAATTCCCCGTCCACCATCGCGCAACCGGGTGACCATTCGCGAAACCGCAGCGCCTGCCCGGGCCCAAGGATGACCGGCACCCCCACCGCCCCCTGATGCGCGGCCATCGCAGCCGTCGGATCGATCTCTGTCCGCATCGCCATATACCCGGCCAGCGCCCGCCCCCGATGCGCGGCCAGCAGATCGGCCAGCAATTCCGCCGCCTGCCCCTGCCCCCGCGTAAAAGCCTCTTTCCGCGCCGCAAAGGCCGCCTTGCGCGCCGTGGCCTTGTCCATGTCCACGCTCATATCAGCACCAGCGTCGCAAAGCCCAGAAAGGCCAGGAACCCCATCACATCCGTCAACGTGGTGACAAAGGTGCCCGATGCCAGCGCCGGGTCCAGCCCCATCCGGTCCATCGTAAGCGGCACCAGCACGCCGCCCAGCGCCGCCACGATCTGGTTCACGATCATCGCCGCCGCCAGCACCGCCCCGATCCACGGATCGCCGAACAACCCCCAGCCCGCCAACCCGATTACCACTGCCAGCGCCACGCCGTTCATCGCCCCGGCCGCCAGTTCCCGCAAAACCACCCGCCGCGCGTTGCTTGCCGTCAGGTCGCGCGCCGCCAAGGCCCGCACCGCCACGGCCAGCGATTGCGTCCCCGCCACCCCCCCGGTCGAGGCGACAATCGGCATCAACGCCGCCAGCGCCACGATGGCCGCAATCGTCGCCTCAAAGCGCGAAATGACAAAGGCCGAGATGGACGCCGTGAACAGGTTCACCACCAGCCAGGGCAGCCGCTGCCGGACGGTGGCAAAGGGGCCGTCCAGCACGCTCGCCTCCTGCCCCACGCCTGCCAGTCGCAGCATGTCTTCCTCATGCGCCTCATCCAGCACGTTCATCGCGTCGTCGATGGTGATCACCCCCACCAACCGCCCTCCGGCATCGACCACCGGGCAGGAAATCAGGTGATACTGGTTGAAGATATAGGCGATCTCTTCCTCATCCTCCGTCGCCTCGACGGTGCGGAAACTGTCCTCCGACAGATCCTTCAGCGCCACATCCCGCCGCGCCGAAAGGATGCGCCCCAGCGTGACATAGCCAAGCGGTTTCATCCGCGGATCGACAAGGATCACGTGATAGAACTGATCAGGCAGCACCACATCGCCGCGCATATGATCAATGGCGTCGCCCACCGTCCAATGCTCGGGGGCCACTACCACTTCGCGCTGCATCAGGCGGCCTGCCGATCCTTCCGGATAGGCCATCGCCTGTTCCACCGCCACCCGGTCCGCCAGATCCAGCGCATCCAGAATGCGCCCCTGCGCCGGGGCCTCCAGATCCTCCAGAATATCGACCACGTCATCGGTATCCAGATCGCGCACCGCCTCGGCCACCACCGAAACGGGCAGACTCTCGATCACCTCTTCGCGGATCGTCTCATCAATCTCGGACAGCAGATCACCGTCGATCTCACCGGCATAGATGGCCAGAAAGTCCCGCCGCTCGCGCTGGTCGATCTGTTCCAGAAAGTCGGCGATATCGGCCGCATGCAGCGGCTCCATCAACCGCAGGACAAGCGCATCGTCCCCAGCTTCGACCGCCGCGCGGATCGCCTCGACGCGGGCGTCATCCAGCTCGACCTCTTCGATCCCTGCCTCGTTTTCCGCCATGTCGCACCCTGCCCGATTACCCGCACCCCGGCGAAAGCTGTTTCTGGGAAACAGGGGCCAAGGGGAAATTTACCCATGCGCCAAAAGATCATAGCTTTGCAAGCAAAGCATGACGCGCCAACCCCGGCGCAGGCAAAGGTTTGACATGGCCGATCTTCTTCTGGGACAGGTGCTGTCCTTCACCGCCGATCCGTTTATCGAGGGCGAAACCGCCGCCCGGCACGAAAGCCACGGCGCGGTGCTGGTCGACGCGGGCCGCATCATCGCCACCGGCCCAGCCGATACCCTGCGCGCCGCCCATCCGCAGGCAAAGGTGCATGACTATGGCCGCGCCCTCATCACAGCGGGCTTCATTGACGCCCATGTCCATTACCCGCAGACCGCCATCATCGCCTCCTGGGGCAAACGCCTGATCGACTGGCTCAACAGCTACACCTTCCCCGAAGAGATGCGCTTTGCCGATCCCGCCTATGCCGACATGATCGCCAACCGTTACCTTGACCTCGCCACCGCGCACGGCACCACCACCATCTGCACCTATGCCACCATCCACCCCGCATCGGTGGACGCCATCTTCACCGCCGCCCAGACGCGCGGGATGCGCCTCTATGCGGGCAAAACCTGCATGGACAGGAACGCCCCCGAAGGCCTGCGCGACACCGCCCAATCCGCCTATGACGACAGCAAGGCGCTGTTGGAGAAATGGCACGGACAAGACCGACTAAACTACGTCATCACCCCCCGCTTCTCGCCCACCTCCACCCCGGAACAACTGGCCGCGCTCGGCAGCCTCTGGCGCGAATACCCCGATTGCCTGATGCAGACACACCTGTCGGAACAGACCGATGAAATCGCCTGGGTGCGCGACCTCTTCCCGCAATCGCGCGACTATTTGGATACGTACGAAGCCCAGGGCCTGCTGCGCGAAGGTGCCGTCTACGGCCATGCCATCCATCTGACCGACCGCGAAAAATCCCGCCTGATCGAGGCCGGCGCCAGCCTTGTGCATTGCCCCACCTCCAACACGTTCATCGGATCGGGCCTTTTCGACATGTCCCTCGCCCGCCACCTCCGCGTGGGCCTCGCTACCGATACCGGCGGCGGGTCGTCCTTTTCCATGCTCCACACCATGGCCGCCGCCTATGAGGTGGCCCAGCTGCGCGGTCAGGCCCTCCATCCCTCACAACTGCTCTGGCTCGCCACCATCGGCTCCGCCCGTGCCCTGCGGGCCGAGCACCGCATCGGCAACATCGCCCCGGGGATGGAGGCGGACCTGACGATCCTCGACCTCGCCTCAACCCCCGCCATCGCCCAGGCCACGGCGCGGGCCGAAACGATCTGGCAGGCGCTCTTTCCCACCATCATGATGGGCGACGACCGCGCCATCCGCACCGTCTGGATCGGCGGCAAACCCCTGCGCTGATCCCGTCGCAGCCCGCCCGCGCCCCAATCCACATGATGTGCGCAGTCTCGCGCAACGCCATCCCGGATCCACGACCAGACCCCGGCATAAACAATCAGATACCGATTATTAGGGTTAACGCGCCCGCCCCCTTCATCTTGGCAAAAATACCCTCAGGGGGTGAATTGGCGCACAGCGCCAAGAGGGGGCGGAACGCCCCCTGCACCTTCCTTCACTTCCCCGCCATCGCCGGAAAGGCAAACCGATAGGCCAGCGCCACGCCCCCCGCGCCCCCGATCACATTGCCAAGGCTCACCCAGAACAGGTTCCCCGCCGCCCCCGCCAAAGGCACCTCGCCCCCTGCCAGCCAACCCAGCGGCAACAGGAACATGTTCGCCACCGAATGCTCCAGCCCGAGCGCGACAAAGGCCGTCACCGGCCACAGCACCGCCAGCACCCGGTCCGTCACCGACCGCGCCGCGAAACTCAGCCACACCGCCAGACAGACCAGCGCATTGCACAGCGCGCCCCGGATCACAGCCTCCCAAGGCCCCAGCCCGGCCTTGGCCTCCGCCGCCCGCACGGCCACCGCCCCCATCGGCCCCTCGGCCAGCCCGGAAAACCCAAAGGCCAGCGCAAGCCCCACAGCCCCGATCAGGTTTCCCAGCCAGACAATCCCCCAATTCCGCAACAGGGCCCCCGGCGTGATGCGCCCATCCACCGCCGCCATCACCATCAGCGCATTGCCAGTGAACAGTTCCGCCCCGCCCACGACCACAAGGATCAAGCCCAGTGCAAAGACCGCACCGCCCAGCACCCGGACCGGGCCAAATCCGGGGTCCACCCCCGCCATGGCCATGCACCAGGCCGCCGCCCCAAATCCGATGAACGCGCCCGCCAGCACGGCCAGCACCAGCATCCGCCCTGCGGGCAGCGCGGCCTTGGCCACCCCCGCCGTCTCGATCAGCGCGGCGATCTCGGCGGGTCTATAGGCATCCGTCGGCCCCTGCATGGCATCCCTCCCTCTGTCGCGAAAAAGGGGAACCAACCGCACACCGCGCTGCCTTGCAGGCGGCATGGCCGCAGCGGCAGCCTATTCCGCCAGTTCCCACCCGTCCGGATAGAAATCATGCGCCAGTGCGATCTCGGTGGCCACCCGTTCCTTGTCCCAGATCGCCTCCGGCGTCACCGGGATCGGCCCGAAACTGGCAATCACCGTTTCATTGTCGCCCACCCGCCGCGGCTTGAACCCGCGCACCTTCAACGCCTTTTCAAAGGCGTTCCAGTTCGCGTCGGTTTCCTCGACGAAGAACATGAAATCGATGACCGATTCCTTCGGCAGATTCTTCACCCCCTTGAAGGTGGCAAAGGTATCGCGTCGCTGGGCTTCATAGTTATGTGACATTCCCGCCCCCTATCATCCCATCAACCGCGCCGCCAGACGGTTCTGCCGTTCCACCACGCGCGCCAGATCAATCGTCGCCATCTCGCCGCCCCGAACCACCTGTTTTCCCTCAACAAACAGATCGCGCACCCGCACAGGCCCACACAGCAGCAGCGCCGCCACCGGGTCCCAGGCCCCCGCGCTTTCCACCCCCGTCATGTCCCACACCGCCACATCCGCCCGCATCCCCGGCATCAGCGCACCACAGTCATCCCGCCCCAGCACCTTCGCGCCGCCCAGCGTCGCAATCTCCAGCGCCTCGCGCACGCCCATCGCATCCGCCCCGCGCGCCACGCGCTGAAGCAGCATGGCCTGCCGCGCCTCGGCCACAAGGTTACCCGCGTCATTCGACGCCGATCCGTCCACCCCCAACCCCACCGTCACGCCCGCATCCCGCATCGCCCGCACCGGGGCAATCCCCGACCCAAGGCGACAATTCGAACAGGGGCAATGCGCCACCCCGGTTCCAGACCGGGCAAAAAGATCAATTTCCGAACAATCCAGCTTCACGCAATGGGCGTGCCACACGTCATCGCCCGTCCAGCCCAGCTCTTCCGCATACTGCCCCGGACGGCAGCCGAACTGCGCCAGACTATAGGCGATATCCTCGTCATTCTCCGCCAGATGGGTGTGCAGCATCACCCCCTTGTCCCGCGCCAGCAGCGCCGCCTCGCGCATCAGGTCACGGCTCACGGAAAACGGCGAACAGGGCGCCAACCCCACCCGCACCATCGCCCCCGGCCGCGCGTCGTGGAACGCATCCACCACCCGGATGCAATCCTCCAGAATCGCCGCCTCCGCCTCCACCAGACTGTCCGGCGGCAATCCCCCGGCGCTTTCACCAATGCTCATCGCCCCCCGCGTCGGATGGAATCGCAACCCCACCTCGGCGGCGGCGGCAATCGTATCCTCCAGCCGCGCCCCATTGGGATAAAGGTACAGATGATCCGATGTCAGCGAACAGCCCGACAGCGCCAATTCCGCCAACCCCACCTGGGCGGACACGAACATCTCCTCCGGCCCGAACCGCGCCCAGATCGGATACAGCGTCTTCAACCACCCGAACAGCAGCGCATCCTGCCCCCCCGGCACCGCCCGCGTCAGCGTCTGGTACAGATGATGATGCGTGTTCACCAAACCCGGCGTCACCACGCAGCCCGCCGCGTCCACCACCACGCCCGTCGTCGCCAACCCCTGCCCCACGGCGGCGATCACGCCCCCCCGGATCAGCACATCCCCCCCGGCAATCTCGCGCCGCGCGGCATCCATGGTCACAACCGCCGCCGCGCCCCGGATCAGAACTTCGCTCTCTGGCATGGAAATGCTCCCTTCATACCCACCCCCTTCGGTGGATCGGGAACGCCCGGCGACAGAAGGGGGAAGGACTCGGCCGGTGCTTTCCAAAGCTATCGGCAAGGCCCGCGCGAGGACAAGCTGCGATTGCAGGTTTTTTTCGTCCCGATGTCGAAAACCCGCCGCCGCCCGCGTCTTTGCTCCAGCGGGTCGGATCGGCCGCCCGCAGAACAGGAGTCCACATCATGCATCGCGTCCTCTCCATGCTCGCCTTCTGCGCCAGTCTGGCCCCCCTGCCCGGCAGCGCCGAACCCGCAGACGCCACCGCCCTTGGCCAACTCTCCGGCACTTTCATCAGCCCTCAGGTCGAAACATGGTACGGTGGCTTTGGCACCCGGGAATTCATCTTCGCCGACGGGCAATGGCAGTTGATCTTTACCCACGCCCTCGATCCCGGCATGACGCAGCGCACCTTCCAGTTTCGCACCGGCGGCAGTTACCGCATCGGCGCACCCGCAGGTGACAGCGCTTTTCAAGCCGACTTCGACGAAAACTGGAAACATCTCACCCTGCTCACCACCATCCCCGAGGTGATCACCGGCATGGGTCTTGCCGCCTGCGGCCTGCCATTCAATCTTGAAATCGATATCTCCGCAACCGGCTGTGGCCCATGGAAATCGGTGGCGGATTGCGGCACCGACCACGACCTTCTGTCGCTGGATGCGACGGGCCTGCGCTTCGGTGCCCGTCCGGCAGACAACGACATGTGCAGCCCGGAACGCCGCCCCACCACCCTGACAAGCCCGGTCGTCGCCTTGACCGGCCCCTGATGGGCCAACCAAGGCCGCCCGAAACCTCGGCCTCAGCCCCGCAACAAGGCCAGCGCCGCCGCGTGAATCTCGGCGTTGGCCGCCGCCAGCACACGGCCCCCGTCAAGGCAGGGTTTCCCCTCCCAATCGGTCACGATGCCCCCTGCCGCCTCGATCACCGCAATCGGGGCCTGCACGTCATAGGCCTGCAACCCCGCCTCGATCACCAGATCGACCATTCCCGCCGCGATCAGCGCATAACCATAGCAATCCGTGCCATAACGCGTCAGCCGCACCTCTGGCACCACGCGCCGGAAGGCCGCGCCTTCGTCGGGCGTGCCCACCTCGGGAAATGTGGAAAACAGGATCGCTTGCGACAAAGGCCGCGCCGCCCGGCAGCGCAGCGCCGCCCGCCCCGATGGCCCGTTCACCTCGGCCCGGCCAAGGCCCCCCTCGAACCGCTCGCGGATATAGGGCTGGTCGATGATGCCATAGATCGGCCCCACCTCATCGCGGACGGAAATCAGAACCCCCCAAGTGGGCGTCCCCGACAGGTACCCCCGCGTGCCATCAATCGGGTCCAGCACCCAGGTCAGCCCGCTCGTGCCCGCCTCGGAACCGAATTCCTCACCCAGAATGCCATCCTGCGGACGCCGCCGCTTCAGGATCGCGCGCATCCGCTCTTCCGACAGCCGATCCGCCACCGTCACCGGATCGAACCGCTCCGCTTCCTTGGTATCCGCTGTCAGGTCGCTGCGCCGAAAATGCAGCAGCGTCGCCTCGCGCGCCGCATCGGCCAGTTCCGCCGCCGTGGCGATGATCTCATCCGCAACCTGCGCCGAAACCCGCATGATCCGCCCCCCGAAATAGACTGTCCCCCCGCGCTATCCGCACGGGGGGACAGGGTCAAGCCCGGCGGCGGAGGCGCCCACCGGCTGAAAGCGTGATCAGGCCGCGTCGCTCAGCACGCGCGCCAGATCGAACAGACGGCGGCGCTGCGCTTCGGGAATGGCATAGTAGGACCGCACCAGTTCCAGCGCTTCCTTGTCGGCCATGAAATCACCCTCGGCCGCCTGCGCATTCTCGCGGCTGTCATCCAGCCCTTCAAAGAAGAACCCGATCGTCACGCCCAGCGCATCCGCGATATCCCACAGACGCGAGGCCGAAACCCGGTTCATCCCCGTCTCATATTTCTGGATCTGCTGGAACTTGATCCCAACCTTGTCCGCCAACTGCTGCTGGGTCATGCCCACCATCCAACGCCGATGGCGGATGCGTTTTCCCACATGGGCGTCAACAGGATGCTTCATCTTGTACTCCTCGGACATCGTCCCCACCAATATATAAGCAATTATCGTGCCAAAGTCAGAAGCTTTGAAAATATCCACAGAAATCGAAAGAAAGATGCGTAAACCTATCTTTTTGGATACGTCCGATTATACATCTGGAGAAGAAGCATCCAACCAAAGTCCCGCAATACCCTAGGCGGAACCAGCAAATGGGATTTTCCCCCTAAGGATGTTTTTCATTTTGCAATGCATTTTGCAACTTTTTCGCGATCAGATTTTCATTTTGCAATGAACCCGGCTCTGGATACCCCCTCTCCCGCGCACTACCTGCGTCGGGGACACGCAAAGGCAGAAAGGCCTCCACATGCGCGCCTGGCAGATCGACACTCTCGGCAGCCCCGCATCCCTGCGCCAGCTGCCCGATCCCGTCCCAGCCCACGGTCAGGCGCGCGTGGCCATCCATGCCTGCGGCCTGAACTTCGCCGATCTTCTGATGGCAGATGGCAAATATCAGGAAAAACCGACACTGCCCTTTATCCCCGGCCTCGAACTGGCAGGCACTGTCCTTGACCTTGGCCCCGGCACCCAAGGCCCCGCACCCGGCACCCGCGTCGCGGTCTATGGCGGTCAGGGCGGACTGGCCGAACAGGGCTGCTTCGCCGTCGAAAGCCTGCTCCCCCTGCCCCCCGCCATGTCCTTTGCCGAAGCTGCGGGTTTCCAGATCGCCTATGGCACCTCACATCTGGCGCTTGCCCACAGGGCCCGCCTGCAACCCGGCGAAACCCTCCTTGTCCTCGGCGCAGCGGGCGGCGTGGGCCTCACGGCGGTCGAGGTGGGCAAACGCATGGGCGCCCGCGTCATCGCCTGCGCGCGCGGCCATGAAAAACTCGCCATTGCCACCGCCGCTGGCGCGGATGAGGTGATCGACAGCGACCACCCCGATCTGAAATCCGCGCTCAAGGCACTGGGCGGCGTCGATGTCGTCTATGATCCGGTCGGCGGCCCGTCGTTTGACGCCGCCCTGCGCGCCACCCGCCCCGATGGCCGCGTCCTCGCCATCGGCTTCGCCTCGGGCACCGTGCCGCAGGTCGCGGCCAATCTCCTGCTGGTCAAGAACATCACTGTCATCGGCTTCTGGTGGGGCGGCTATCTCGCCTTTGCCCCGCACCTGCTGCGCGACAGCCTCGCCACCCTGCTCGATTGGTATGGCAAAGGCGAACTGCACCCCCACATCTCGCACCGCCTGCCGATGGACCGCCTCGCCGAAGGGCTCGACCTGCTGCGTTCGCGCGTGGCCACCGGAAAGGT is a genomic window containing:
- the mgtE gene encoding magnesium transporter, coding for MAENEAGIEEVELDDARVEAIRAAVEAGDDALVLRLMEPLHAADIADFLEQIDQRERRDFLAIYAGEIDGDLLSEIDETIREEVIESLPVSVVAEAVRDLDTDDVVDILEDLEAPAQGRILDALDLADRVAVEQAMAYPEGSAGRLMQREVVVAPEHWTVGDAIDHMRGDVVLPDQFYHVILVDPRMKPLGYVTLGRILSARRDVALKDLSEDSFRTVEATEDEEEIAYIFNQYHLISCPVVDAGGRLVGVITIDDAMNVLDEAHEEDMLRLAGVGQEASVLDGPFATVRQRLPWLVVNLFTASISAFVISRFEATIAAIVALAALMPIVASTGGVAGTQSLAVAVRALAARDLTASNARRVVLRELAAGAMNGVALAVVIGLAGWGLFGDPWIGAVLAAAMIVNQIVAALGGVLVPLTMDRMGLDPALASGTFVTTLTDVMGFLAFLGFATLVLI
- a CDS encoding 5-formyltetrahydrofolate cyclo-ligase, with product MSVDMDKATARKAAFAARKEAFTRGQGQAAELLADLLAAHRGRALAGYMAMRTEIDPTAAMAAHQGAVGVPVILGPGQALRFREWSPGCAMVDGEFGARIPADGAWIEPEVVIVPLVGFDARGYRLGYGGGFYDRTLAGLRARHPVLAVGFAFAAQELPEVPIDQYDQRLDVIVTEEGIRRFT
- a CDS encoding prepilin peptidase, producing MRLDDLPSLWSALWFLLPVLAISIWVSWSDMKFMKIPNTAVLALAAVFIVIGPIALPFESYLWGLALGVITLVAGFVASAVRMVGAGDSKFAAAMAPFFAESSPALVFVLFSVCLLAAFFAHRLMRLVPPFRAATADWASWTHRKFPMGLALSGTISFYFLLGLLISARISP
- a CDS encoding type II secretion system F family protein, giving the protein MLASLNAFIVERMGETGPLLLAGGLGLLLILVTVPFLLRKEPEPFEKLKQQNRAPERAKERAAREGDLRRASDRSDKLNKFAHFLEPQDKEQMSAARLKMLRAGYRGKNSVRMFHAMQFLLGIGLLLLGMLYTFLVSRSQTLDMQAMALSTLLPAAAGYYLPTYWVQRRLQTRQEAITEGFPDALDMMLVCVEAGQSLDQSIARVAKEIGAAYPELSEEFDIVSQEVRAGKERVTVLRDMSERVGLPDITSFVTTMIQSATFGTSIAEALRVYSNEMRDKRVMRAEEKANTLPTKLTLGTMLFTVPPLMVILIGPSIHGVMKAFGGG
- a CDS encoding tetratricopeptide repeat protein; this translates as MRHPVLVALCLTGTVALSACQKSSDAEVQRAIQSVNVIDETNLNDIMLTVGDPNEAVAYFNKAVTDQPDRVDLKRGLGKSLIRANRPAEAVAVWGAIANSPEGTPEDRVALADSLIRTNEWDKAAAELNRIPPTHETFERYRLEAMVADSRKDWKKADSFYEIAAGMTTKPAGVYNNWGFSKLSRADYSGAERLFTQALTFDNSLFTAKNNLVMARGAQRKYDLPVITTTQTEKAELLYTLALTAIKKGDVAVGKALLQDAISTHPQHFEAAVRSLAALEA
- a CDS encoding tetratricopeptide repeat protein; translation: MAACQPTGGLGTSDTRTAPGVNARADGEDGLIVGHRLMESGEYELALKAYMRAAGEVGINADVLSAIGSANLQLGRLGQAEQILRRAIKEDPTSVPALNNLGVVLMEQGKPAEARLIFQQAFAQDSGETDSIRENLRLAIAQSEANVYEEPQQEPNFSLVRRGQGQFVLLSQL
- a CDS encoding ATPase — translated: MNAPSAPLTQTTAQPAAPTPSVTPPPQPRSLAETGLSPVLLRDLLLKTMFRMNLEYVTDISRIIALPLTLIQEMVDSARTQRFIEATGTLHATSSSEMGYQLTDAGKARALDALSQSEYYGAAPIPLDMYKEQVKRQSVRNIMLTRQELLKGMGHLILPPDLIDNLGPAVTSGRSILMYGPPGNGKSSISNGIRDALGDKIYVPRAIEYSGQIITVYDPIVHAAAEEQVDDPNSLRRTGNRYDARYIRCERPTVITGGELTLDMLDLKYNPTARTYNASLQLKATGGIFIIDDLGRQSEPPQKIVNRWIVPLEESRDILALQSGEKFTVPFDTLVIFSTNFHPNEIFDGAALRRIFFKIKIDGPNQENFLKIFALVARKKKMPLDEKSLVHLLKVKYPTINNNYANYQPVFLIDQMISICDFEGIPYQMTPELIDRAWANMFVRDEKIAK